A region from the Sulfitobacter sp. D7 genome encodes:
- a CDS encoding enoyl-CoA hydratase, whose product MAYETITVDVDNHVALITLNRPDALNALNDALLGELAKALKGAQENDKVRCIVITGSEKAFAAGADIAMMRDQSFVDVFMGDLFTPETDQILRVRKPIIAAVSGYALGGGCELAMMCDFIICSESAKFGQPEINLGVVAGIGGTQRLTRLVGKSKAMDMNLTGRFMDAEEAERSGLVSRVVPVKKLMEEAMAAAGKIAEKSMISATVVKECVNRAYEVPLSEGLLFERRMFHSLFNTEDQKEGMSAFLEKREAQFRDK is encoded by the coding sequence ATGGCTTACGAAACGATCACCGTGGACGTGGACAACCATGTGGCCCTGATCACCCTCAACCGCCCGGATGCGCTGAACGCGCTCAACGACGCGTTGCTGGGTGAATTGGCCAAAGCGCTGAAAGGCGCACAGGAAAACGACAAGGTGCGTTGCATCGTCATCACCGGGTCGGAAAAGGCATTCGCTGCCGGGGCCGACATCGCGATGATGCGCGATCAAAGCTTTGTTGACGTCTTCATGGGTGATCTCTTCACGCCCGAGACCGATCAAATCCTGCGCGTGCGCAAGCCGATCATCGCAGCCGTGTCGGGCTATGCCTTGGGCGGTGGCTGCGAATTGGCGATGATGTGCGATTTCATCATCTGTTCGGAAAGCGCCAAGTTCGGCCAGCCTGAGATCAACCTTGGTGTCGTGGCAGGCATCGGCGGCACCCAGCGTCTGACGCGCCTTGTGGGCAAGTCCAAAGCGATGGACATGAACCTGACGGGCCGTTTCATGGATGCCGAAGAAGCCGAACGCTCGGGCCTTGTGTCGCGCGTTGTGCCGGTCAAAAAGCTGATGGAAGAAGCCATGGCCGCCGCTGGCAAGATTGCCGAAAAATCCATGATCTCGGCCACCGTGGTCAAGGAATGCGTGAACCGCGCCTATGAGGTGCCGCTGAGCGAAGGCCTGTTGTTCGAGCGCCGCATGTTCCATTCGCTGTTCAACACCGAAGACCAGAAAGAAGGCATGTCGGCCTTTCTTGAAAAGCGCGAAGCGCAGTTCCGCGACAAATAA